The proteins below are encoded in one region of Candidatus Fusobacterium pullicola:
- a CDS encoding 2-hydroxycarboxylate transporter family protein, which produces MAKKNFSELFSLKESKWSGLSLPIFSFLLLVVIFSVYCPFGGKTSAFIRPNFLIIFTVLAVFGILFGEIGDRIPFWNDYIGGGTVLVFLMSAIMGTYKLVPEPVLKSIATFYDKQPVNFLELFIPALVVGSVLTVNRNVLFKAISGYIPLIIIGVIGASVCGILAGLIFGIKPLDVMMNYVLPIMGGGTGAGAIPMSEMWAQKTGRPASEWFAFAISILTVANVIAILTGALLNKLGSKYQKLTGNGNLIIEEGKEVVKDEEIKLEVSQKEFAAALIFTGVIFMISHISAMLWSSLSLSFEMHRLAFLVIYCIILNMLNIVPPTLKAGAKNMQTFFSKYTIWVLMGAVGFGTDVQEIINSITFGNLVIALAIVFGAVGFIMVVSKKMKFYPIEAAITAGLCMANRGGSGDVAVLGAAHRMDLMSFAQISSRVGGAMMLILGSFIFGLFA; this is translated from the coding sequence ATGGCTAAGAAAAATTTTTCTGAACTTTTTAGTCTTAAAGAGAGTAAATGGAGTGGTCTTTCTTTACCAATATTTTCTTTTTTACTATTAGTAGTAATTTTCTCGGTTTACTGTCCATTTGGTGGTAAAACTTCTGCTTTTATTAGACCAAATTTTTTAATTATTTTTACTGTATTAGCAGTATTTGGTATATTATTTGGTGAAATAGGAGATAGAATTCCGTTTTGGAATGATTATATCGGTGGTGGTACCGTACTTGTATTCCTTATGTCAGCTATAATGGGAACATATAAATTAGTACCTGAACCTGTTTTAAAATCTATTGCTACATTTTATGACAAACAACCTGTTAATTTTCTAGAGCTTTTTATTCCAGCATTAGTTGTAGGTTCTGTTTTAACTGTTAATAGAAATGTTTTATTTAAAGCAATCTCTGGATATATTCCACTCATTATAATCGGAGTTATAGGGGCTAGTGTTTGTGGAATTTTAGCTGGTTTAATTTTTGGTATTAAACCTCTTGATGTCATGATGAATTACGTTCTTCCTATAATGGGTGGTGGAACTGGAGCTGGAGCAATTCCAATGTCTGAAATGTGGGCTCAAAAAACTGGTAGACCAGCTAGTGAATGGTTTGCTTTTGCAATTTCTATTCTTACAGTTGCCAATGTAATTGCTATCTTAACAGGTGCCTTACTTAATAAATTAGGATCTAAATATCAAAAACTTACTGGAAATGGAAATTTAATTATTGAAGAGGGGAAAGAAGTAGTTAAAGATGAAGAAATTAAATTAGAAGTTAGTCAAAAAGAATTTGCTGCTGCTTTAATATTTACTGGAGTTATATTTATGATTTCTCATATTTCAGCAATGCTTTGGAGCTCTTTAAGTTTATCTTTTGAAATGCATAGACTTGCTTTTCTTGTTATATATTGTATTATTCTTAATATGTTAAACATTGTTCCTCCTACATTAAAAGCTGGAGCTAAAAATATGCAAACATTCTTCTCAAAATATACTATTTGGGTTTTAATGGGAGCAGTAGGATTTGGTACTGATGTTCAAGAGATTATTAATTCTATTACTTTCGGTAATCTTGTTATTGCTTTAGCCATTGTCTTTGGTGCTGTTGGATTTATTATGGTAGTTTCTAAAAAAATGAAGTTCTATCCAATCGAAGCTGCTATAACAGCTGGACTTTGTATGGCTAATAGGGGTGGTTCTGGAGATGTTGCTGTATTAGGAGCTGCTCATAGAATGGATTTAATGTCTTTTGCTCAAATCTCTTCTAGAGTTGGAGGAGCTATGATGCTTATACTTGGATCTTTTATATTCGGATTATTTGCTTAA
- a CDS encoding OadG family protein translates to MDINMSFFQGLQLSIISMLIVFGLLYAISLVLSAFRLVFKESKEIKEIIEKKVSIPVKEVVNSKGISFEELEKDQDMLVAAMVASMEAAGENKVNNFKIVKIRQI, encoded by the coding sequence GTGGATATAAATATGAGTTTTTTCCAAGGGCTTCAACTTTCAATAATATCAATGTTAATAGTATTTGGATTACTATATGCTATTTCATTAGTATTAAGTGCTTTTAGATTAGTATTTAAAGAAAGTAAAGAGATAAAGGAAATTATAGAAAAAAAAGTTTCTATACCAGTTAAAGAAGTTGTAAACTCAAAGGGAATAAGTTTTGAAGAGCTGGAAAAGGATCAAGATATGCTAGTGGCCGCAATGGTTGCTTCTATGGAAGCTGCAGGAGAAAATAAAGTAAATAATTTTAAAATTGTTAAAATAAGACAGATATAG
- a CDS encoding Na+/H+ antiporter NhaC family protein, whose protein sequence is MIHNERSSFIGLIPLLIFVLFYLGVGIFLQIQGVSMAFYQLPSPIAVSIGIISAFILFKGSIKEKFHVFLEGCGHQDIITMCIIYLLAGAFASVAKTMGGVDSTVNLALSYIPVKFLVPSIFIVASFISTATGTSVGSIVSIAPIAVGLAEKSGVSLPLMLAAVMGGAMFGDNLSIISNTTIAATRTQGVEMKDKFKVNSYIAVPAAITTIILLLIFGTSKVVTHMEVLNYSLLKILPYISVLIMAVSGLNVFIVLTFGIIVAGLIGVIYGDFTLLSLSKEIYNGFLGMNEIFLLSLLSGGLAAMTTKAGGIQWLIEHIQKLIIGKKTAKLGIGLLVSVTDMAVANNTVAIIINGSIAKNISKKYDIDPKESAAILDIFSCIFQGLLPYGAQMLILLNFANEQVSPFDLIPLLWYQLLLLIFTLVFIRIKK, encoded by the coding sequence ATGATACATAATGAAAGAAGTAGTTTTATTGGATTGATTCCATTACTAATATTTGTACTTTTTTACTTGGGGGTAGGTATATTTTTACAAATTCAAGGGGTTTCAATGGCCTTTTATCAACTTCCTTCACCTATTGCTGTATCTATAGGTATTATTTCTGCGTTTATTCTTTTTAAAGGAAGTATAAAAGAAAAGTTTCATGTATTCTTAGAGGGGTGTGGGCATCAAGATATTATAACTATGTGTATAATCTATCTTTTGGCTGGTGCCTTTGCCAGTGTAGCTAAAACTATGGGTGGAGTTGATTCTACAGTGAATCTAGCTCTATCATACATCCCAGTTAAGTTCTTAGTTCCTAGTATTTTCATAGTAGCCTCTTTTATCTCAACAGCTACAGGAACTTCTGTTGGTTCTATTGTCTCTATAGCTCCTATTGCTGTAGGACTAGCTGAAAAGAGTGGTGTTTCACTACCTCTTATGCTTGCAGCTGTTATGGGAGGAGCTATGTTTGGAGATAACCTTTCTATTATCTCTAATACTACAATAGCTGCTACTCGTACTCAAGGGGTAGAGATGAAAGATAAATTCAAAGTTAATTCCTATATAGCTGTTCCTGCCGCTATTACAACAATTATACTTTTACTTATTTTTGGAACTTCTAAAGTTGTTACTCATATGGAAGTTTTAAATTATAGTCTTTTGAAAATTTTACCATACATAAGCGTTTTAATTATGGCTGTTAGTGGTTTAAATGTTTTTATAGTTCTTACATTTGGAATTATTGTTGCTGGCTTGATAGGAGTTATATATGGAGATTTCACACTTCTTTCACTTTCAAAGGAGATTTACAATGGTTTTTTAGGAATGAATGAGATTTTTTTACTTTCTCTTCTTTCTGGAGGACTTGCTGCTATGACAACAAAAGCTGGAGGTATACAATGGTTAATTGAGCATATTCAAAAATTAATCATTGGTAAAAAAACTGCCAAATTAGGAATAGGACTTCTTGTATCTGTAACAGATATGGCTGTAGCAAACAATACAGTAGCTATTATTATTAATGGTTCCATTGCAAAAAATATCTCTAAAAAATATGATATAGATCCTAAAGAGAGTGCAGCTATTTTAGATATATTTTCATGTATTTTTCAAGGATTACTTCCATATGGAGCTCAAATGTTGATACTTTTAAATTTTGCTAATGAACAGGTATCTCCTTTTGATCTGATTCCTCTACTTTGGTATCAATTACTACTTTTAATATTTACTTTAGTTTTTATTAGAATTAAAAAATAG
- a CDS encoding biotin/lipoyl-binding protein, translated as MKKIYKVKVNGKVYEVELEEVKTVEGKIVTETKEVKVAPTIPVATSGEKIEAPMPGVIVDIKVKVGDTVKDGDLVAVLEAMKMETEIFSSKAGVVSAINVSKGSQVELGDAIITL; from the coding sequence ATGAAAAAGATATATAAAGTAAAAGTCAACGGGAAAGTATATGAGGTAGAATTAGAAGAAGTAAAAACAGTAGAGGGAAAAATAGTAACTGAAACAAAAGAGGTAAAAGTAGCTCCAACAATTCCGGTAGCAACAAGTGGAGAAAAAATAGAAGCACCAATGCCAGGTGTAATAGTTGATATTAAAGTAAAAGTAGGAGATACAGTAAAAGACGGAGATTTAGTAGCAGTTTTAGAAGCTATGAAAATGGAAACAGAGATATTTTCTTCAAAAGCAGGAGTAGTATCAGCTATTAATGTTTCTAAAGGATCACAAGTAGAATTAGGAGATGCAATAATAACTTTATAA
- a CDS encoding oxaloacetate decarboxylase subunit alpha gives MKLKITETSLRDGHQSLIATRLKTEEILPILEKMDNVGYYSLEVWGGATFDACIRFLNEDPWERLRAIRARVKKTKLQMLIRGQNLLGYKHYADDVVEEFVKKSIENGIDIIRAFDALNDYRNLEATIKAVKKYKGHCQGCIAYTTSDVHTIDYYVKKVLELEKMEVDSVCIKDMAGILLPETGAELIKRIKNVTKLPIELHTHCTGGIAEILYMKAIEAGVDIIDTAISPFSGGTSQPATEVFAQLLKGTERDPKLNLELLGEIADYFKPIKEKYRIEGILNPKVMDTEPKTLAYQVPGGMLSNLMSQLEQQKALDKYEDVLREIPRVRKDLGYPPLVTPLSQMVGTQAVFNVLLGERYKVVPKEIRDYVSGLYGKSPAPIDLEIQKKIIGDKEPLKCRPADLIAPEMEKLTAEIKGLAKTTEDVLMYALFPENAKKFLENRDKPQVEEYEINLFV, from the coding sequence ATGAAGTTAAAGATAACAGAGACTTCGCTAAGAGATGGGCATCAGTCTTTAATAGCTACAAGACTAAAAACTGAAGAAATACTTCCTATTTTAGAAAAAATGGATAATGTAGGATATTATTCATTAGAGGTTTGGGGAGGGGCAACATTTGATGCATGTATTAGATTTTTAAATGAAGATCCTTGGGAAAGATTGAGAGCGATAAGAGCTAGGGTAAAAAAAACAAAACTACAAATGTTAATAAGAGGGCAGAACTTATTAGGATATAAACACTATGCTGATGATGTAGTGGAAGAATTTGTAAAGAAATCTATTGAGAATGGAATTGACATAATAAGAGCTTTTGATGCATTAAATGACTATAGAAATTTAGAAGCTACAATTAAAGCTGTGAAAAAATATAAAGGGCATTGTCAAGGATGTATAGCTTATACAACAAGTGACGTACATACAATAGATTATTATGTAAAAAAAGTTTTAGAATTAGAAAAAATGGAAGTAGATTCTGTTTGTATTAAAGATATGGCTGGGATATTGCTTCCAGAAACTGGTGCTGAATTAATAAAAAGAATAAAAAATGTGACAAAGTTACCAATTGAATTGCATACTCACTGTACAGGAGGAATAGCTGAAATTTTGTATATGAAAGCAATAGAAGCTGGTGTTGATATAATAGATACAGCAATCTCACCTTTTTCAGGAGGAACAAGTCAACCAGCAACTGAAGTCTTTGCACAATTATTAAAAGGAACAGAGAGAGATCCAAAACTTAATTTAGAACTATTAGGAGAGATAGCAGACTATTTTAAACCTATAAAAGAAAAATATAGAATTGAAGGAATATTAAATCCAAAAGTTATGGATACAGAACCTAAAACATTAGCTTATCAAGTACCAGGTGGAATGTTATCAAATTTAATGTCTCAACTAGAACAGCAAAAAGCTTTAGATAAATATGAAGATGTTTTAAGAGAAATTCCTAGAGTAAGAAAAGATTTAGGTTATCCACCATTAGTTACACCATTATCACAGATGGTAGGGACGCAAGCTGTATTTAATGTACTTTTAGGAGAAAGATATAAGGTAGTACCAAAGGAAATAAGAGACTATGTATCTGGATTATATGGAAAGTCTCCAGCACCAATAGATTTAGAAATTCAAAAGAAAATAATAGGAGATAAAGAACCATTAAAATGTAGACCTGCTGATTTAATAGCTCCAGAAATGGAAAAATTAACAGCTGAGATAAAAGGACTTGCTAAAACAACAGAAGATGTGTTGATGTATGCATTATTTCCTGAAAATGCTAAGAAATTTTTAGAAAATAGAGATAAACCTCAAGTAGAAGAGTATGAAATAAATTTATTTGTATAG